From the Kitasatospora viridis genome, one window contains:
- a CDS encoding nucleotidyltransferase family protein, translating into MTGSPHPLAPSSPDVTQAVILAGGQGSRLRPYTDDRPKPLVEIPGTGMPIVGHQLAWLAAEGVTDVVISCGHLAEVLQKWLAEAELPLRVETVVETEPLGRGGGLKFAAAALPRPQEPWYATNGDIWTRFSLREMAAFHHERDALATLALARPRIPWGAVETDQFGNVLDFIEAPPSPFLINAGLYVFAAGFAELLPEVGDHERTTFPQLARARRLAGYQLPQGVYWRAIDTAKDLTEAAKELAATTG; encoded by the coding sequence ATGACCGGCTCACCGCACCCCCTCGCCCCGAGTTCTCCCGACGTCACGCAGGCCGTGATCCTGGCCGGCGGACAGGGTTCCCGGCTGCGCCCGTACACCGACGACCGGCCCAAGCCGCTGGTCGAGATCCCCGGCACCGGCATGCCGATCGTGGGACACCAACTCGCCTGGCTGGCAGCCGAAGGCGTGACCGACGTGGTGATCTCCTGCGGCCATCTGGCCGAGGTGCTGCAGAAGTGGCTGGCCGAGGCCGAACTGCCGCTGCGGGTCGAGACCGTGGTGGAGACCGAGCCGCTCGGCCGGGGCGGCGGGCTGAAGTTCGCCGCCGCCGCGCTGCCGCGCCCGCAGGAGCCCTGGTACGCCACCAACGGCGACATCTGGACCCGGTTCAGCCTGCGCGAGATGGCCGCCTTCCACCACGAGCGGGACGCCCTGGCCACCCTCGCCCTGGCCCGGCCGCGGATCCCCTGGGGCGCCGTGGAGACCGACCAGTTCGGCAACGTGCTGGACTTCATCGAGGCCCCGCCCTCGCCGTTCCTGATCAACGCGGGGCTCTACGTCTTCGCGGCCGGCTTCGCCGAGCTGCTGCCCGAGGTCGGCGACCACGAGCGGACCACCTTCCCGCAGCTGGCCCGGGCCCGCCGGCTGGCCGGCTACCAGCTGCCGCAGGGCGTCTACTGGCGGGCCATCGACACCGCCAAGGACCTCACCGAGGCCGCCAAGGAGCTCGCCGCGACGACCGGCTGA
- a CDS encoding ABC transporter ATP-binding protein, whose amino-acid sequence MASVTYDKATRLYPGGKKPAVDALDLHIEDGEFLVLVGPSGCGKSTSLRMLAGLEDVNGGAIRIGERDVTNLPPKDRDIAMVFQNYALYPHMSVADNMGFALKIAGVNKAEIRKKVEEAAKILDLTEYLDRKPKALSGGQRQRVAMGRAIVREPQVFLMDEPLSNLDAKLRVSTRTQIAGLQRRLGITTVYVTHDQTEAMTMGDRVAVLKDGLLQQVDSPRRMYDKPANVFVAGFIGSPAMNLVDVPLVDGGVKFGGSLINIDRAQLAGAGNDKTVTVGIRPEHFQIVSEGGIEGVAVTVNVVEELGADGFVYGTTKVGGEDKDIVVRVHGRGVPEKGETIHVVPVGGETHVFSSSTGARLSD is encoded by the coding sequence ATGGCCTCGGTCACGTACGACAAGGCGACCCGCCTCTACCCCGGCGGCAAGAAGCCCGCGGTCGACGCGCTCGACCTGCACATCGAGGACGGCGAGTTCCTCGTCCTGGTCGGCCCGTCCGGCTGCGGCAAGTCCACCAGCCTGCGGATGCTGGCCGGCCTGGAGGACGTCAACGGCGGCGCGATCCGGATCGGCGAGCGGGACGTCACCAACCTGCCGCCGAAGGACCGGGACATCGCCATGGTGTTCCAGAACTACGCGCTCTACCCGCACATGAGCGTCGCCGACAACATGGGCTTCGCGCTCAAGATCGCCGGCGTGAACAAGGCGGAGATCCGCAAGAAGGTCGAGGAGGCCGCCAAGATCCTCGACCTGACGGAGTACCTGGACCGCAAGCCGAAGGCGCTCTCCGGCGGTCAGCGCCAGCGCGTCGCGATGGGCCGCGCGATCGTCCGCGAGCCGCAGGTCTTCCTGATGGACGAGCCGCTGTCCAACCTGGACGCCAAGCTCCGCGTCTCCACCCGCACCCAGATCGCCGGCCTGCAGCGCCGCCTGGGCATCACCACGGTCTACGTCACCCACGACCAGACCGAGGCCATGACCATGGGCGACCGGGTCGCCGTGCTCAAGGACGGCCTGCTCCAGCAGGTGGACTCTCCGCGCCGGATGTACGACAAGCCCGCCAACGTCTTCGTGGCCGGCTTCATCGGCTCCCCCGCGATGAACCTGGTGGACGTCCCGCTGGTGGACGGCGGCGTGAAGTTCGGTGGCTCGCTGATCAACATCGACCGGGCCCAGCTGGCCGGCGCCGGCAACGACAAGACGGTGACCGTCGGCATCCGCCCGGAGCACTTCCAGATCGTCTCCGAGGGCGGCATCGAGGGCGTGGCCGTCACGGTCAACGTGGTCGAGGAGCTCGGCGCGGACGGCTTCGTCTACGGCACCACCAAGGTCGGCGGCGAGGACAAGGACATCGTGGTCCGGGTGCACGGCCGCGGCGTGCCGGAGAAGGGCGAGACCATCCACGTGGTCCCGGTCGGCGGCGAGACCCACGTCTTCTCCAGCTCGACCGGCGCCCGCCTGAGCGACTGA
- a CDS encoding amino acid adenylation domain-containing protein, translating into MTTPTIDELAAGCHSLVLRLPGAADPQHLLSGAMPGPVRVWQTPVPAGADEPLARDRRRAESLRPIHQDGPPLRAVALNYLDGTTDLVLVAVRAVIPPAALRRIARLLLDGSGDSLPAWPTATRPGLAHRGRLDWGLGDPRLHGVVGSARIDLTALGGRAEQLLVPAIALAVSRYGGGDRTELGVLDLSDGTGEHLGAHPLDEHPQGSIADFLRRFDQAPVAPHEPPPVGVVLSPAFEEGSYTACLAPVLPLTIQLDRGSSRADCRFDQGIVDASIARQFCAHVAHLAEQLANSAAQRPLSELELLPHTERAAVLRVGGAGDAAPVRGRIDRAFEEMAAKQPQAVALLAGEEQLTYRQLDERADAVAAGLRALDVAPGSRIGVCLERDAELVVTLLGVLKADCAYVPMDPRYPEQRLGFTARNAGMPVIITSAPNFPAVPGTRLLTPGELTRLAADPTPAGARADEGGEDPAYVIYTSGSTGTPKGVVVPHRNVLALLQATTGDLALGPDDTWTLFHSSAFDFSVWEIWGCLLTGGRLVVVPYWTTRDTEEFYTLLAEQRVTVLNQTPSAFAQLIRTDQHVRRDLALRLVVFGGEPLDVRMLAPWFTRHPATDCRVVNMFGITETTVHVTAQTVTPHEVVTGSRSVGRALPGWSVSIRDAQGRVLPPGPAGEIYVGGAGVAGEYLGQPELTGQRFILDEATGERIYRSGDKGRLHLDGRLDHLGRLDNQVKIRGHRIELDEIRTVLLGAPQVTAAAVVVNRDQPDDPASSRIDAYVVLEAAGDRALVLAHAKAMLPDYMTPATLTQVTGIPLTINGKPDTAQLPDPRTAPADDPIDTPEPATSSIADTVLRIWSKQLNTPVSLQDNFFTLGGNSLLVVRVLAEMRAQNLPKISPKQFYSHSTAAQFTEFVQQLTEANQ; encoded by the coding sequence GTGACGACACCGACGATCGATGAACTGGCCGCCGGCTGCCACAGCCTCGTGCTGCGGCTGCCCGGCGCGGCCGATCCGCAGCACCTGCTGTCCGGGGCGATGCCCGGTCCCGTCCGGGTCTGGCAGACCCCGGTGCCGGCCGGCGCCGACGAGCCGCTGGCCCGGGACCGCAGGCGCGCCGAGTCCCTGCGGCCGATCCACCAGGACGGCCCTCCCCTGCGGGCCGTGGCCCTCAACTACCTCGACGGCACCACGGACCTGGTCCTGGTGGCCGTCCGCGCGGTGATCCCACCGGCCGCGCTGCGGCGGATCGCCCGACTGCTGCTGGACGGGTCCGGCGACAGCCTGCCGGCGTGGCCCACCGCCACCCGGCCCGGCCTCGCGCACCGCGGCCGCCTCGACTGGGGCCTGGGCGACCCGCGGCTGCACGGGGTCGTCGGCAGCGCGCGGATCGACCTCACCGCGCTCGGCGGACGAGCCGAGCAGCTCCTGGTGCCCGCGATCGCCCTGGCCGTGAGCCGGTACGGCGGCGGGGACCGGACGGAACTGGGCGTGCTGGACCTGAGCGACGGCACGGGCGAGCACCTCGGCGCCCACCCGCTGGACGAGCATCCGCAGGGTTCGATCGCGGACTTCCTGCGGCGCTTCGACCAGGCACCGGTCGCACCCCACGAGCCGCCGCCGGTCGGGGTCGTCCTGAGCCCGGCCTTCGAGGAGGGCAGCTACACGGCCTGCCTGGCGCCGGTGCTCCCGCTCACCATCCAGCTCGACCGCGGCTCGTCCCGCGCGGACTGCCGGTTCGACCAGGGCATCGTGGACGCCTCCATCGCGCGGCAGTTCTGCGCGCACGTGGCCCACCTGGCCGAGCAGCTGGCGAACAGCGCGGCGCAGCGGCCGCTGTCCGAGCTGGAACTGCTGCCGCACACCGAACGGGCGGCAGTCCTGCGGGTGGGCGGAGCAGGCGACGCCGCGCCCGTGCGGGGGCGGATCGACCGCGCCTTCGAGGAGATGGCCGCCAAGCAGCCCCAGGCCGTGGCACTGCTGGCCGGCGAGGAGCAGCTGACCTACCGTCAGCTGGACGAGCGGGCGGACGCGGTGGCCGCGGGCCTGCGCGCACTGGACGTCGCACCCGGCAGCCGGATCGGCGTCTGCCTGGAACGGGACGCCGAGCTGGTGGTCACCCTGCTCGGCGTGCTCAAGGCGGACTGCGCGTACGTGCCGATGGACCCGCGCTACCCGGAGCAGCGCCTGGGCTTCACCGCCCGCAACGCGGGGATGCCCGTCATCATCACCTCCGCACCGAACTTCCCCGCGGTCCCCGGCACCCGGCTGCTGACCCCGGGCGAACTGACCCGACTGGCAGCGGACCCGACGCCGGCCGGCGCGCGGGCCGACGAAGGCGGCGAGGACCCCGCCTACGTGATCTACACGTCCGGTTCGACCGGCACGCCCAAGGGCGTGGTGGTGCCGCACCGCAACGTGCTGGCGCTGCTGCAGGCCACCACCGGGGACCTCGCCCTCGGTCCCGACGACACTTGGACGCTGTTCCACTCCAGCGCCTTCGACTTCTCCGTCTGGGAGATCTGGGGCTGCCTGCTCACCGGCGGCCGCCTGGTCGTCGTGCCCTACTGGACCACCCGCGACACCGAGGAGTTCTACACCCTGCTGGCCGAGCAGCGCGTCACCGTGCTCAACCAGACACCCTCGGCGTTCGCCCAGCTCATCCGCACCGACCAGCACGTCCGCCGGGACCTGGCCCTGCGACTGGTCGTCTTCGGCGGCGAGCCACTGGACGTGCGCATGCTGGCGCCCTGGTTCACCCGCCACCCGGCCACCGACTGCCGCGTGGTCAACATGTTCGGCATCACCGAGACCACCGTGCACGTCACCGCCCAGACGGTCACCCCGCACGAAGTCGTCACCGGCTCACGATCGGTCGGCCGCGCGCTGCCGGGGTGGTCGGTGTCCATCCGCGACGCGCAAGGACGGGTCCTGCCGCCCGGCCCCGCCGGCGAGATCTACGTCGGCGGCGCCGGCGTGGCCGGCGAATACCTCGGCCAACCCGAACTGACCGGGCAGCGGTTCATCCTCGACGAAGCCACCGGCGAACGGATCTACCGCAGCGGTGACAAGGGCCGGCTGCACCTCGACGGGCGCCTGGACCACCTCGGCCGGCTCGACAACCAGGTCAAGATCCGCGGACACCGCATCGAACTCGACGAGATCCGCACGGTGCTGCTCGGCGCACCCCAGGTGACCGCCGCAGCCGTCGTCGTCAACCGCGACCAGCCCGACGACCCCGCCAGCAGCCGGATCGACGCCTACGTCGTCCTGGAGGCGGCGGGCGACCGCGCCCTCGTACTCGCGCACGCCAAGGCCATGCTTCCCGACTACATGACGCCCGCGACGCTCACCCAGGTCACCGGAATCCCGCTGACCATCAACGGGAAGCCCGACACCGCCCAACTCCCCGACCCGCGCACCGCGCCGGCCGACGACCCGATCGACACCCCCGAGCCCGCCACCAGCTCGATCGCCGACACCGTCCTGCGCATCTGGAGCAAGCAGCTCAACACCCCGGTGAGCCTCCAGGACAACTTCTTCACCCTCGGCGGGAACTCACTCCTCGTCGTCCGGGTCCTCGCCGAAATGCGGGCGCAGAACCTGCCCAAGATCTCGCCCAAGCAGTTCTACAGCCACTCCACCGCAGCCCAGTTCACCGAATTCGTCCAACAACTCACCGAAGCCAACCAGTGA
- a CDS encoding SDR family oxidoreductase, with amino-acid sequence MRLTGKTVIVTGAARGLGRACALRFAEEGADLLLLDITQDLADVPYPLGSSSQLEHTAALCRRAGAAAVTAAVDVRDSEQCALAVDQALDRFGTVDVLVNNAGIASPSGKVTHDITEREWSLMLDVDLSGAWRMMKAVAPVMVQRRSGSIINVSSTAGTVGYRHFASYVAAKHGLIGLTKAAALDYAPMRVRVNALCPGSVRDEPVMEGRMLAEIARSLDVPVAEHEQIFVRDQPMNALIEPSDIANAALWLAADESRQVTGSVLTVDGGFTSR; translated from the coding sequence ATGCGGCTGACCGGCAAGACCGTGATCGTCACCGGCGCGGCCCGCGGCCTGGGCCGCGCCTGCGCGCTCAGGTTCGCCGAGGAGGGAGCCGACCTGCTGCTGCTGGACATCACGCAGGACCTGGCCGACGTGCCCTACCCGCTCGGATCGTCCAGCCAGCTGGAACACACCGCCGCCCTGTGCCGGCGCGCGGGCGCCGCGGCCGTGACCGCCGCCGTGGACGTGCGCGACTCCGAGCAGTGCGCGCTGGCGGTCGATCAGGCGCTGGACCGGTTCGGCACGGTGGACGTGCTGGTCAACAACGCCGGCATCGCCTCGCCCTCCGGGAAGGTCACCCACGACATCACCGAGCGGGAGTGGTCGCTCATGCTCGACGTCGACCTCTCCGGCGCCTGGCGGATGATGAAGGCGGTCGCACCGGTGATGGTCCAACGCAGGTCCGGCAGCATCATCAACGTGTCCTCCACCGCGGGCACGGTCGGATACCGGCATTTCGCGAGCTACGTCGCGGCCAAGCACGGGCTGATCGGACTGACCAAGGCCGCGGCCCTGGACTACGCCCCGATGCGGGTGCGGGTGAACGCGCTGTGCCCCGGCTCGGTCCGCGACGAGCCGGTGATGGAGGGTCGGATGCTCGCCGAGATCGCCCGATCGCTGGATGTCCCGGTCGCCGAGCACGAGCAGATCTTCGTCCGGGACCAGCCGATGAACGCACTGATCGAGCCGTCCGACATCGCGAACGCGGCGCTGTGGCTCGCGGCGGACGAATCCCGCCAGGTGACCGGCAGCGTGCTGACCGTGGACGGCGGCTTCACGTCCCGATGA
- a CDS encoding thioesterase II family protein, whose protein sequence is MVTQQLFLACLPFAGGGAGFFREWEKRGIPEVTVLPIQLPGREERFIDDPFTEVADAVAELTPKIVSGAGDGNIALFGHSLGAVLAYEIARELERIGHPGLRHLFVSGSPGPHDGRTERATGLPDEQFIAGVQRFAGYRHAAFDDPDLLEVLLPILRADVEMHENYLATGTEPLSVPITSLRGEHDELVSREQAEQWAEVTRGSFTYQELPGGHMYLVDETERLLQVIAGSPACG, encoded by the coding sequence ATGGTTACACAGCAGCTCTTTCTCGCCTGTCTGCCTTTCGCCGGCGGCGGCGCCGGTTTCTTCCGGGAATGGGAAAAGCGCGGCATACCGGAAGTCACGGTACTTCCGATCCAGCTGCCGGGGCGCGAGGAACGATTCATTGACGACCCGTTCACCGAGGTCGCGGACGCCGTCGCCGAACTGACGCCCAAAATCGTGTCCGGCGCCGGCGACGGGAACATCGCACTGTTCGGGCACAGTCTCGGCGCAGTGCTCGCCTACGAGATCGCCAGGGAACTGGAGCGGATCGGCCACCCCGGACTTCGCCACCTGTTCGTCAGTGGTTCACCGGGGCCGCACGACGGACGGACCGAACGGGCCACCGGCCTGCCCGACGAGCAGTTCATCGCCGGGGTGCAGCGGTTCGCCGGCTATCGGCACGCGGCCTTCGACGATCCCGACCTGCTTGAGGTCCTGCTCCCGATCCTGCGCGCCGACGTGGAGATGCACGAGAACTACCTGGCGACCGGCACCGAGCCGCTCTCGGTACCGATCACCTCGCTGCGCGGCGAGCACGACGAACTCGTCTCCCGGGAGCAGGCCGAACAATGGGCCGAGGTGACGCGGGGTTCGTTCACCTACCAGGAACTGCCCGGCGGCCACATGTACCTGGTCGACGAGACCGAACGGCTGCTGCAGGTGATCGCCGGGAGCCCGGCATGCGGCTGA
- a CDS encoding type I polyketide synthase: MSTSQPPVTQTERILAEIWCDILELDEVGVTDNFFEVGGYSMLMQMVREQIAQRTGIRPTLPQLFIYSTIRTCAAFLDGSAQVQEPVAVVEEKAAVPDSAGPGAEWRDTDIAVIGLACRFADATDPDQFWDNLVAGVDSISRFPKKSFLTPGGSTKEYVPAGGLLETPEWFDASYFGYTPREALLIDPQHRILLECSLEAIESAGYDPDRFPGLIGIYAGSSLSTYTETMRARQLEDATITNWDILTGTTSDYLASRVAYKLGLRGPTANVQAACATSLYAVHFAARALLSGECDLALAGGTSVRLPAALDNYRVGGITSPSGTCSPFDAAADGVIGGQGCGMTVLKRLSDAIADGDHIHAVLRGSAVNNDGRDRAGFTAPGVRGQVEVIRSAQRAAGVTPSSITYVEAHGTGTRVGDPIEVAGLNHAFADGEPREQPCLLGSVKGNIGHTDAAAGIAGFIKTVLAVERGVIPPSLNYRTPNPDIDFAAGPFAVVTEPTPWAPTGLPRRAGVTARGLGGGNAHAVLEQPPARLSRADGAQDQVLVLSAHTPAALDELTARVAGRLTDQPELELRDVAWTLQVGRRLHGHRRYAVVRDRQDALRVLGGQAPERLITGDRARDGRAVALLVSETASWQSVQRWKAFGLTPDLTLTPDSSDAELQAALDTPGRLFLEIGDSPLLARLREQPQWTPDHIAVTATDPLAVLGELWLAGLPIDWAGAHAEQPRRVPLPGYPFQRQRYLLEAGPTGQPSAPTASAADGGETADAADAEVDVERAVAALFGQMLGLPNVDLDESFFDLGGDSLVANELLGQLEQLLPVELEIREMYLAPSVRELTALIEEQMRDGSAVSRG, translated from the coding sequence GTGAGCACCAGTCAGCCCCCCGTCACCCAAACCGAGCGAATTCTCGCCGAGATCTGGTGCGACATCCTCGAACTCGACGAAGTCGGAGTGACCGACAACTTCTTCGAAGTCGGCGGCTACTCGATGCTCATGCAAATGGTGCGGGAGCAGATCGCGCAGCGCACCGGTATCCGGCCGACCCTTCCGCAGCTGTTCATCTACTCCACGATCCGGACGTGTGCCGCATTCCTCGACGGATCGGCACAGGTGCAGGAGCCGGTGGCGGTCGTCGAGGAAAAGGCCGCGGTCCCGGACTCCGCCGGCCCGGGGGCCGAGTGGCGCGACACGGACATCGCCGTCATCGGACTGGCCTGCCGTTTCGCGGACGCGACGGATCCCGACCAGTTCTGGGACAACCTCGTGGCCGGTGTGGACAGCATCAGCCGCTTCCCCAAGAAGAGCTTCCTCACCCCCGGCGGCAGCACGAAGGAGTACGTCCCCGCGGGCGGCCTGCTGGAGACGCCGGAGTGGTTCGACGCGAGCTACTTCGGCTACACCCCGCGCGAGGCCCTGCTCATCGACCCCCAGCACCGGATCCTGCTGGAGTGCTCGCTGGAGGCGATCGAGAGCGCCGGCTACGACCCGGACCGTTTCCCCGGCCTGATCGGCATCTACGCCGGGTCCAGCCTGTCCACCTACACGGAGACGATGCGGGCCAGGCAGCTGGAAGACGCCACGATCACCAACTGGGACATCCTGACCGGCACCACCAGCGACTACCTGGCCAGCCGGGTCGCCTACAAGCTGGGCCTGCGCGGACCGACGGCCAACGTGCAGGCGGCCTGCGCGACTTCGCTGTACGCCGTGCACTTCGCCGCGCGGGCACTGCTGTCCGGGGAGTGCGACCTGGCGCTGGCCGGCGGTACCTCGGTACGGCTGCCCGCCGCGCTGGACAACTACCGGGTCGGCGGGATCACCTCACCCAGCGGCACGTGCAGCCCGTTCGACGCGGCGGCCGACGGGGTGATCGGTGGCCAGGGCTGCGGCATGACCGTGCTCAAGCGGCTGTCCGACGCCATCGCCGACGGCGACCACATCCACGCCGTGCTGCGTGGTTCCGCGGTCAACAACGACGGCAGGGACCGTGCGGGGTTCACCGCGCCGGGCGTGCGCGGGCAGGTCGAGGTGATCAGGTCGGCCCAGCGCGCCGCGGGCGTGACGCCTTCGTCCATCACCTACGTCGAGGCGCACGGCACCGGCACCCGGGTGGGGGACCCGATCGAGGTCGCCGGGCTGAACCACGCGTTCGCCGACGGGGAGCCGCGTGAGCAGCCGTGCCTGCTCGGCTCGGTCAAGGGCAACATCGGGCACACCGATGCCGCCGCCGGCATCGCCGGGTTCATCAAGACGGTGCTCGCCGTGGAGCGCGGGGTCATCCCCCCGAGCCTGAACTACCGCACCCCGAACCCGGACATCGACTTCGCGGCGGGCCCGTTCGCCGTGGTGACCGAACCCACGCCGTGGGCGCCCACCGGGCTGCCGCGCCGCGCGGGTGTCACCGCGCGCGGCCTCGGCGGCGGCAACGCGCACGCCGTGCTGGAGCAGCCGCCGGCCCGGCTGTCCAGGGCGGACGGCGCGCAGGACCAGGTGCTGGTGCTGTCCGCTCACACCCCGGCCGCCCTCGACGAGTTGACGGCCCGCGTCGCCGGCCGGCTGACCGATCAGCCCGAGCTCGAACTGCGGGACGTGGCCTGGACGTTGCAGGTCGGCAGGCGGCTGCACGGCCACCGCCGCTACGCGGTGGTGCGCGATCGGCAGGACGCACTGCGGGTGCTCGGCGGCCAGGCCCCCGAGCGGCTGATCACCGGCGACCGCGCCAGGGACGGGCGAGCCGTGGCCCTGCTGGTGTCGGAGACCGCCTCCTGGCAGTCGGTCCAGCGGTGGAAGGCGTTCGGCCTGACGCCGGATCTGACCCTGACCCCGGACAGCAGCGACGCCGAGCTCCAGGCCGCCCTGGACACCCCGGGCCGGCTGTTCCTGGAGATCGGCGACTCGCCGCTGTTGGCACGCCTGCGGGAGCAGCCGCAGTGGACGCCGGACCACATCGCCGTCACGGCCACCGACCCGCTGGCAGTGCTGGGTGAGCTGTGGCTCGCCGGGCTGCCGATCGACTGGGCCGGGGCCCACGCGGAGCAGCCCCGACGGGTGCCCCTGCCCGGCTACCCGTTCCAGCGGCAGCGCTACCTGCTGGAGGCCGGGCCCACCGGCCAGCCGTCGGCGCCCACCGCGTCCGCCGCGGACGGTGGGGAGACCGCGGACGCCGCGGACGCCGAGGTGGACGTGGAGCGGGCGGTGGCCGCGCTGTTCGGCCAGATGCTCGGCCTGCCGAACGTCGACCTGGACGAGAGCTTCTTCGACCTCGGCGGGGATTCGCTGGTCGCGAACGAACTGCTGGGCCAGCTTGAGCAGTTGCTGCCGGTGGAGCTGGAGATCCGGGAGATGTACCTCGCGCCGTCGGTGCGCGAGCTCACCGCACTGATCGAGGAGCAGATGCGCGACGGCTCGGCGGTGTCCCGTGGCTGA
- a CDS encoding thioesterase II family protein: MADIRVIARPAPHASVATLYCFPHAGGAGGEYARWAAHTLGLRLVAIQPPGRAHDLKQSALTSMPELVGEILAQVEFTPPFALFGHSLGALVAFEVARALQPKPLRLFVSSCPSPALLAPSQSMHLLDDTELHAEIERLWGPLPAAATSDKDLLAAALACYRADLQVLETYEYVPGPRLHSPITAIVGDAEPNGEAWTAGWRDQTDGAFESAVRPGGHFHTRQDPEGLVGLFTDTVRSDLIRAVRSEPSDLTRAERVMNR; this comes from the coding sequence GTGGCTGACATACGGGTGATCGCGCGCCCGGCACCGCACGCCTCCGTCGCCACCCTGTACTGCTTCCCGCACGCGGGTGGGGCGGGCGGGGAGTACGCGCGGTGGGCGGCGCACACGCTCGGCCTGCGGCTGGTGGCCATCCAACCACCGGGCAGGGCCCACGATCTCAAGCAGTCGGCGTTGACCTCGATGCCGGAACTGGTGGGCGAGATCCTCGCGCAGGTGGAGTTCACCCCGCCGTTCGCCCTGTTCGGGCACAGCCTGGGCGCGCTCGTCGCGTTCGAGGTGGCCAGGGCCCTGCAGCCGAAGCCCCTGCGGCTGTTCGTCTCGTCGTGTCCGTCCCCGGCGCTGCTGGCACCGTCCCAGTCGATGCACCTGCTCGACGACACCGAGCTGCACGCCGAGATCGAACGGCTCTGGGGCCCGCTGCCCGCGGCGGCCACGTCCGACAAGGACCTGCTCGCCGCCGCACTGGCCTGCTACCGCGCCGATCTGCAGGTGCTGGAGACCTACGAGTACGTTCCGGGCCCGCGGCTGCACAGTCCCATCACCGCGATCGTCGGCGATGCGGAACCGAACGGCGAGGCGTGGACGGCCGGTTGGCGCGACCAGACGGACGGGGCCTTCGAGTCGGCCGTGCGGCCGGGAGGCCACTTCCACACCCGGCAGGACCCCGAAGGCCTGGTCGGGCTGTTCACCGACACGGTCCGGTCCGATCTGATCCGGGCCGTCCGATCCGAGCCGTCGGACCTGACCCGGGCCGAGCGGGTCATGAACCGATGA
- a CDS encoding condensation domain-containing protein, protein MHRSITRTYLKHYANVHDGAAELMPLTGAQRRFQHARSTDPHDRAQILPVFLEFPPGLLSAQRLEQAARSVLLRHPALRGAADTAGGVPVLRIHPLPEGPVVREITAPDTDLALSAALDHRPTGSGAFRVLLARDERRDLLAIGFDHLVCDGESTGLVLDELVSEYHGPAGEPDSAAAAATLHRYREAVEQQLEKEHAASGPEALDHWTSRVRDAGPGLWGTDAPEPGTSASIWQRVTLSGPAALRPFPAVLDGCHQALSRLAGTAPVAYTWGSQDGAGVVGCFINTVLANPQDEGVSESWLDDLEFLDTPFDEVVRAARACQAPWTGHLDLVLTLIDRTRRPAPVLEGEPGRFRYPSGHRAHQPVVVSALHDGGELSLRVDHDPALVSGATATAIADVLCGSLAGTTQ, encoded by the coding sequence GTGCACCGCAGCATCACCAGGACCTACCTCAAGCACTACGCGAACGTCCACGACGGAGCCGCCGAGCTGATGCCGCTGACCGGCGCGCAGCGCAGGTTCCAGCACGCCAGGTCCACCGACCCGCACGACCGGGCCCAGATCCTGCCGGTCTTCCTGGAATTCCCGCCCGGTCTGCTGTCGGCCCAACGACTGGAGCAGGCGGCGCGATCGGTCCTGCTGCGGCATCCGGCCCTGCGCGGGGCCGCCGACACCGCCGGCGGGGTGCCGGTCCTACGGATCCACCCGCTTCCCGAGGGCCCGGTCGTGCGGGAGATCACGGCTCCGGACACCGACCTCGCCCTGTCGGCCGCCTTGGACCACCGGCCCACCGGGTCGGGTGCGTTCCGGGTGCTCCTGGCCAGGGACGAGCGGCGGGACCTGCTGGCCATCGGCTTCGACCACCTGGTCTGCGACGGCGAGTCCACCGGCCTGGTGCTGGACGAGCTGGTGTCCGAGTACCACGGCCCGGCGGGCGAGCCGGACTCCGCGGCGGCCGCCGCCACACTGCACCGCTACCGCGAAGCGGTGGAGCAGCAGTTGGAGAAGGAGCACGCGGCCAGCGGACCGGAGGCGCTGGACCACTGGACGTCGCGGGTGCGCGACGCGGGGCCCGGCCTGTGGGGCACGGACGCGCCGGAACCCGGCACCAGCGCCTCGATCTGGCAGCGCGTCACATTGTCGGGGCCGGCCGCGCTCCGGCCGTTCCCGGCGGTGCTGGACGGCTGCCACCAGGCGCTCTCCCGGCTGGCGGGAACCGCACCGGTCGCCTACACCTGGGGAAGCCAGGACGGGGCGGGCGTGGTCGGGTGCTTCATCAACACCGTGCTGGCCAACCCGCAGGACGAGGGCGTCAGCGAGAGCTGGTTGGACGACCTGGAATTCCTGGACACCCCGTTCGACGAGGTGGTCCGGGCGGCCCGGGCGTGCCAGGCGCCGTGGACCGGCCACCTCGACCTCGTGCTGACCCTCATCGACCGCACGCGCCGACCGGCACCGGTGCTGGAGGGTGAGCCCGGCCGGTTCCGCTATCCGTCGGGCCACCGGGCCCACCAGCCGGTGGTCGTCTCGGCCCTGCACGACGGAGGGGAGTTGTCGCTGCGCGTCGACCACGATCCCGCGCTCGTGTCCGGTGCCACTGCGACCGCGATCGCCGACGTGCTGTGTGGTTCCCTGGCGGGAACCACACAGTAG